The Aeromicrobium yanjiei DNA segment GGTCGACGACGCCCGTCACACGATGTTCCTGTCGCGGACCGCCGCGGCGTACGGGGCGCACGTCGCGAGCCGCACCCGCGTGATCGACCTGCTGCGCGAGGGAGACCGGGTCGTCGGCGCACGGGTCAAGGACCTGGAGTCGGGCGCCGAGTTCGACGTCCGGGCCCGCCAGGTCGTCAACGCGAGCGGCGTCTGGACCGACGAGACCCAGTCGTTCGCGGGGGAGCGCGGCCAGTTCCACGTCCGCGCGAGCAAGGGCGTGCACCTCGTGGTGCCGCGCGATCGCATCCGCGGCGAGTCGGGCCTGATCCTGCGCACCGAGAAGTCGGTGCTGTTCGTGATCCCGTGGGGACGGCACTGGATCATCGGCACGACCGACACCGACTGGTCGCTGTCCAAGGACCACCCGGCCGCGAGCCGCAGCGACATCGACTACCTGCTCGACCACGTCAACAGCGTCCTCGTCGAGCCCCTGACCCACGACGACGTCGAGGGCGTCTACGCGGGCCTGCGGCCTCTGCTGGCGGGCGAGGACGAGGCGACGAGCAAGCTGTCGCGCGAGCACGCGGTCGGCACCGCCGTGAAGGGCCTGGTCGTGATCGCGGGCGGCAAGTACACGACGTACCGCGTGATGGCCAAGGATGCGGTGGACGCCGCGGTGCACGGCCTGTCCACACAGCTCGACCGGCACGCTCCGGCGTCCGTGACCGAGGACGTCCCCCTGCTGGGCGCCGAGGGCTATCGCGCGCTGTGGAACCAGCGGCACATGATCGCCGCCTCCAGCGGTCTCGGCGTGGGGCGCATCGAGCACCTGCTGCACCGCTACGGCTCGCTCATCGACGAGGTGCTCGACCTCGTCGCCGAGCGTCCCGATCTCGGTCGTCCGCTGACCGGGGCCGACGACTACCTGCGCGCCGAGATCGTCTACGCGGCCTCGCACGAGGGGGCTCGCCACCTCGACGATGCGATCGCCCGGCGCACGCGCATCTCGATCGAGACCTTCGACCGGGGCACGGCGTGTGCCGAGGAGGTCGCCGGGCTCATGGCCGGCGTCCTGGGCTGGACGGATGCGCAACGGGACAATGAGGTCGACCACTACCTCAAGCGAGTGGCGGCCGAGAGGGAGAGCCAGACCATGCCAGATGACGAGACCGCCGACGCCGCCCGCATGGGTGCCGAGGACGTCGTGCCGGTGTCGACCCGCACCACCGAGGAGAGCTCTTCATGACCGAGCAGGAGGTCATCGCGGACTACGACGTCCGCTCGCCCGCCTCGCGGACGCTGCTGACCGTCATCGGGACCATCGTGTTCGTGCTGGTGGCCGGAGGGCTCGTGCTGGGCGCGTCCGTCCTGATGCGCGACACCAAGGTCTCGACGAGCGTGGTCGAGATCGGCGAATCGGCCCAGATCGTCGTCGACGCCGGCTCGGCCGACGTGCGCATCGTGCAGGGCAAGCCGGACGTCGTGCACGTCGAGGCGCGCGTCACGAGCGGTCTGCGCAAGACGGACTACGAGATCGGCCGCCTCGGCGACGACATCAGGATCGCCTCGGGCTGCCAGGCCTGGTTCAACCCCGGCTGCGGTGTCGAGACCACGATCGAGATCCCCAAGGGCTTCCCCGTCGTGGTCAAGACCAGCTCGGGCGACGTCGTGGCCGACACGATCGAGGAGGGTGTGCTGACGGTGCGAACCGGCAGCGGCAACATCTCCGGCACCGCGCTGGACGTCGACGAGCTCGCTGCGGACACCGTGACGGGCGACATCTCGGCGGACTTCCGCACCCAGCCGTTCGCGTTGAAGGCCAGCACCCGCAGCGGCGACATCTCCGCGTCGATCCCGCAGGGCGATCGCACGTACGGCGTCGAGGCGACGTCCCGGTCGGGAAAGGTCTCGTCCAAGATCGCCTCCGACGAGGACGGCAAGGGCTTCATCCGCGCGACCACCCGCAGCGGCGACATCTCGCTGCGCCACAAGTGAGCGCTTCGCCCCCGTGACACGGCAAGACCCCCGGACCGAGGTCACGGGGGTCTTCGTGGGGTGGACGACGGGACTTGAACCCGCGGCCACCGGCACCACAAGCCGGTGCTCTACCAACTGAGCTACGCCCACCACGCGTGCCGGGCATGCGCCCGGCACGGCGTTGAGAAGTCTAACGCAGGTCGTGCGGTGCCGTGGACCGGGTCAGGCCCGACCCGTCACCGAGCCCGACACCTCGGCCGCAATCGCCTTCGCAGTGTCCGAGTCGATGCCCGGCTCGGGGGTGAAGACCGCGCGACGGTAGTAGCGCAGCTCCTCGATGCTCTCCTGGATGTCGACGAGCGCCCGGTGCTCACCGCCCTTGGCCGGAGCGGCGAAGTAGGCCCGGGGGAACCACTGGCGCGAGAGCTCCTTGATCGAGGAGACGTCGATGACGCGGTAGTGCAGCCAGCCCTCGAGCTCGGCCATGTCCCGGGCCAGGAACGTGCGGTCGGTGCCGATCGTGTTGCCGGCCATGGGGGCCTTGCGGGGCTCCTTGACGAACTCGCGGACGTACGTGAGGACCTGCTCCTCGGCCTCGCGCAGGCTGAGGCCCGCCTCGAGCTCGGTGATGAGGCCCGACGTCG contains these protein-coding regions:
- a CDS encoding glycerol-3-phosphate dehydrogenase/oxidase: MRPVALSPENRQAALDAMASTPLDILVIGGGVVGGGAALDAATRGLSVGLVEARDFASGTSSRSSKLMHGGLRYLEMLDFRLVAEALKERGLSLQKLAPHLVREVGFLYPLTHRVWERFYAGSGVALYDAMSKASGYGQDVPLHRHLTRRGARRMMPALRKDALVGALHYYDGQVDDARHTMFLSRTAAAYGAHVASRTRVIDLLREGDRVVGARVKDLESGAEFDVRARQVVNASGVWTDETQSFAGERGQFHVRASKGVHLVVPRDRIRGESGLILRTEKSVLFVIPWGRHWIIGTTDTDWSLSKDHPAASRSDIDYLLDHVNSVLVEPLTHDDVEGVYAGLRPLLAGEDEATSKLSREHAVGTAVKGLVVIAGGKYTTYRVMAKDAVDAAVHGLSTQLDRHAPASVTEDVPLLGAEGYRALWNQRHMIAASSGLGVGRIEHLLHRYGSLIDEVLDLVAERPDLGRPLTGADDYLRAEIVYAASHEGARHLDDAIARRTRISIETFDRGTACAEEVAGLMAGVLGWTDAQRDNEVDHYLKRVAAERESQTMPDDETADAARMGAEDVVPVSTRTTEESSS
- a CDS encoding DUF4097 family beta strand repeat-containing protein, whose protein sequence is MTEQEVIADYDVRSPASRTLLTVIGTIVFVLVAGGLVLGASVLMRDTKVSTSVVEIGESAQIVVDAGSADVRIVQGKPDVVHVEARVTSGLRKTDYEIGRLGDDIRIASGCQAWFNPGCGVETTIEIPKGFPVVVKTSSGDVVADTIEEGVLTVRTGSGNISGTALDVDELAADTVTGDISADFRTQPFALKASTRSGDISASIPQGDRTYGVEATSRSGKVSSKIASDEDGKGFIRATTRSGDISLRHK
- the orn gene encoding oligoribonuclease; this encodes MNDKLVWIDCEMTGLSLETDALVEVAALVTDYDLNVLGDGVDLVIKPPQAALDQMNDFVTQMHTTSGLITELEAGLSLREAEEQVLTYVREFVKEPRKAPMAGNTIGTDRTFLARDMAELEGWLHYRVIDVSSIKELSRQWFPRAYFAAPAKGGEHRALVDIQESIEELRYYRRAVFTPEPGIDSDTAKAIAAEVSGSVTGRA